ATTCACAATCCCGAGGACGTTGGTGCCATGAGCCCAATCAATTCTCTCCTTCGGAGAATCACCAAGGCCGGGACTCGGATCAGAGTCAGGCCCCAGCGAATCGAGGTTGTCTCCCGCAGCATCGTACCAGTGGTAGAGAAGCGTGCTGTCGAAGTCCTCATGGCTCAGATCGAATCCGGCATCGATGATCGCAACGGTAACAGTCTCTCGTTCATCCCAATTGAAGTCTATTGCCTGTTCGAAATGAATATCTGCTCCCGGAAAGATGTTGTTCTTCAGATGCCACTGGTACTGATAGTGGAGATCATTCGGGACATGATCCTGAACCGCTATATTGTAGAAGTTTGGTACTGAGTACTCGACAAGTTCAGACTCATAGAACGTGTTCGATATCTCCAGAAGATCCTCCGCCGATTCAGCGGTCATCCGAAGCATGTATCTCCGATCGTCGACACTGTCTATCTCTCGTATCTCTACATTGTACATCAGAACGAACCCTTCGAACTCTGCAATAGACGCTTCATCGACCACTCTGACTGTGAATTCATCGGTCAGATACACAGGTGTGCTGTCCGGTGTTCCGAGAACCGGGTTCGCTATCTTGACTGCCACATGGTTCCGAAGGTTGATTAGAGCAGAGTCTATAGTCCAGCTATCCAGAATGCCGTATGACCATGTGGAGCCATTGACATTGATCGGTTCGAATGTCGTATCTATGCAGGGCGCATCGACAGTCCTGAGCACTCCCTCACCATCAGGGTTGAGCACTACTGTGACAAGACTGTCACTTATCGGAACGTTGATCTCTTGGCCGAGTGAGTAGTAGTGGTATTCCGCACCCACAGCCGATCCTGCTGAGAGAGCGAGGATCAATGCAAATATCAACAATCCTATTGTTCTGTAAGACATAATATTCCCCTTTCAAGAATTCAGTTCTTTCTTCGAGTCTCAGACTGACTTCCTCTTGAAGACCTGAGTCTCGACCATATTCACATGTCACATCACGGACAGAATCAAGCATTACAAATCGCCGTACGCATCGACTTTGAGGAGGTAGTAATCGCCGGAACTGGCAGGATTGAGGGTCCGCGCCCCGATGATATACCCGCCGTCTGGAGTCGCTGCAATTGACATGGCGCCATCAATGTTGTCACTTCCATATGTCTTTTCCCAGATCAGGTTGCCAGTGCCATCAACTTTGATCAAGTAGACATCGCTATACTCCGCTTCAGGCGGTTTGGTCGCACCAGCCAATATGTATCCGCCATCCGGAGTGGCCACGACGGAATATGCAAGGTCACTCTCCATGCCGCCATACGTCATTTCCCAAATCGTGCTCCCTGATTCGTCTACCTTAGTCACGTAGACGTCCGCCACACTTCGCGTATATCCTCCCACAACATACCCCCCACCCGGAGCTGCAATCACACACCTCGAATCGAATGCGTTCAGTTCTGCTCCCAAGATGTTTTCCCAGACTATTTCTCCTAGATCATCCACTTTCAGCAGCTGAACATAGGGGCCAGAACCTACTATGACAAAACCACCATCAGGAGCTGCAATCGTAGAAAATGGTCCAACATCTACGTCATGGAACTTCTGCCACATCACATCTCCCGCTTCGTCGATTCGCAGTAGCCAGAAGTAACCGGGAGGTGCATCGCCGCTCCAGAAGTCAGCCGTCGCACCAGCAGCTAAGTAGCCTCCACTCGGAGCGACGCAGATTGAGTAGGTAGAATTGTCATGATATCCTTCGAATCCTTTGTACGACCGTCCCCAAACAACTTGGCCTTCTGCATCGAACTTGACGATCAATGCATCCAGCAAGAAGTCAGCATTGAATCCTGTTTCGCCCACCGTGATGTAACCGCCATCCGGCGTAATCGCCACATCCCACGCATCGTCAGCCTTGCCGCCGCCGTAGACCGTCTGCCAGACTATCTCGCCGTACTCGTCAACCTTCACCAGATAAACATCACTGTATCCGGAACCATACGAACTGGTTTGGCCAGCCATCACATACCCGCCATCAGGCGCTACGACTACTTCCTCCAGCAGCTCCTGATATGGTCCGCCATACGTTCGTTCCCAAGTGATGATGAGCGTGTCGGGGGTTTTGGCGGAGATGGTGTTCGATACTTCCGACCAGTTGTGCGATTCATCTGATGTTCGAAGTGCGAAATAGTACTTCGTCATCGGTTCGAGGCCGGTGACTGCGAACGACTCGACAGTGCCAGCAATTGCCGGTGTGTGTGGATTGGTGCAGCTTGTCGCTGAACTCCAATTCGATGAATCGAGCTCTGATGTCGAATATCTGATGTCATACTGCGCCGCTTGTCCTGTGATGCTGTCATCGCCGGGGGCGGTCCAGTTGAGCCGAATACTTCCGCTTGATAAGCTGTCGATTGCGAGATCGGTCGTTGTGGCTGGCGGCTCTCGATCCTGAACAGGATCGATCATCCTGTCGCCCTCGCAGGAGAGCAAGAGCGCAATTACAAATATCAACAGAATGATCGGCAGTGAGATTAGGGGATTGGTTCTCAAATACTTGTGGCTGGACATCATTCCTCCCTTTAGTCAGGTCTCGAAAGACCCCGATTCATACCCCAATCCGGCGCTGAATCGCTTCCAACACCGGTCATTGCAGCATTCCCCCTGGTCATATGCGCCCATCGAGCGCGTCCGTTGCATTCTTGACTCTACTGAAATTAACCCAACCCTTTCGTTCTTGTCAACCATTGAGTTCACCTCACACGACGATCATTCTGCGATTGTTGTCTTGATTCAGGATTACTTGCTCAGCAGGCACCTCCTTTCGTGCTGTCTCATTCATGTCACCGCTGCGCGCCACTCGGGAGAGCGGCCGGGCCCGACATTGTCTCAAACAGTTTCTATCCCCGATGTAAGACCCGGCCTGATGCAGAGCAGTGTCGAGAGCAATGTTTAGACGCTCGTACGTTCAGCCACGTTTCAACTTCCCTCTCTCTCTCCGCATGTGACTCACAGAAACACATTGCAAGTGTCGTGCCGGATGGTGCATCACGTGAAATGTTTGGCTTGCCAGAAAGCACAACTCAGTGATGATTAGGTGGTTAAGGAAACGAGCAGGTGGATCGCGACAGTCACAAGTGATGTGTCGAACTAAGCTGTGACCATTGAATAGTTACGAGTTTTCTTACGAGGTGTTACGAGTCGACATTCTATGCCCTTGTGACACAAGCGATTGAAGATCCGCAACTGTCGCGAATCTTCTGCGAGTTGTCTGCGAGTTGGTGACTGCACCGCCAGAATTCCTCCTAGCGATGCTGGCAGAAGGTGTACTCCTGCAAGAGATAGTGCAGGAGCATACCCGCTGTGCACGCTTAGACAGCAACCTTACAAATGCAAGAACATTCTTTTCTTTGCTAAGAATGAATCATGCAGTCGCTGTCACTTCTGGAGCATATGATAGATGACAATCGCAACGATTGCGGCCGCCAGCGCTATAGCAGTTGTGGCCCAAAGAGGCAATACTCTTGGTCGCTTCAAAGCACTCTCCTTCATAACAGCTGTTCAAGTGCACAGCCGATGGTTGTTCCCAGCATGCCCGCTCCACATCCGATACCGAAGCAGGCAGGCCACGCCAAAGCTGAAAAAATACACGCTACCGCTGCAGAATAACAAGTAGCATTATACCCAATAGCTAGACACTTCAGGTACTGGTTCCAGTCCCAAACATCTGGATCACGCGGATCGGGCGGATCTGTAAGAGGCGCAAGGGATGGCTTCTGATCGTAGAACGCCCATGTGCTTGGTCGAAATGACTCGGTCCACATCATCCGACCGTAAGATCCGTCCGGAAGCTGCTCCAGGCCGACCTGGTACTCCAAACCCTCATCGTCACCCCAATAGAGAGAAGGGTAGTTACCGTAGAATACCTTTTCGAGTTGAGCATGCCACCTCTGGCCATTATAATTCGTATACTTTATCAGAGCGAGCGATTCTTCAGAAGAATCTGCAGTCGGCTGCTCAAACGCAAGCATCGTTATCTCAACTGAGATCGTATCACCAACCTCCCAGGGATTGTCTCCAATCATCTCTTCGGTGACCTCAGCAGAGGTGGCGATGTATTTGCATCTCTTGTGTGCTATGCTGAATCCTTGATTTGCCAAGTAGATCTCCGTGATCACGATCTGATCCAAATTAAGAGCGGACATAATATGAGCCTGCCCAACTTGACTTCCGTACATGTAAAGCGTACCTGTATACACGATACCGGTAGATGGATCTTCCGATGAGAATGGCCAAATGACCCCCTCATGCATCGCTGATCCGCTCAAAGGTTCCCCTTCTGTCAACTCCGCAGACGCATTCGTCGTAACGTCCTTCTCAGTGCAGCCGATGAAGACTGTCGGCAACATGTACACCCCTATTAGCACCAAATGAAGAATCTTGTTAAACATAACCTACCACCCTTTCCGTCGGTCTCCAACAACAATCTCGTCTTTACCTTTCTTTCTGTTTGTTCATCGCTCTCTGTACCACCTCCTTCGGGAGAGAGGCCGGGCTCTATGCGCTTGCATTCCCTGTCCCCCGTACAGAACCCGGCCTGGTACTCTGCAGTGTCGAGAGGTTTCCTTAGACGTTCACGTATCCAGCCACTAGTCTTTCTTCCCCCTCGCTGTCCGTGAGTGGCTGAATAATCATATGGCAAAGGATGTGCCAAAAGGAAACGACTGCGTGATATCCTGTTCGGTCCGAGGTGCAACTCAGTGACTAGCAGTATGATAGGTGGTGGTGGGTGTTGATCGCGATAGTGACTAGTGATGGGTCGAGAGAAGCTACGACCATTGAATAGTTACGAGTTTTCTACGAGGTGTTGCGAGTCGACTTTCTATGCCCTTGTTACACAAGCAATTGATGATTCGCAACTCTTGCGAATGTTCTGCGAGTTGTCTGCGAGTTTGCGAATTGAATGGAGGAGGACGGAAGATCAGATATCGAGCTTCTTCATTTGATAACGGAGGGTCGATTCAGGAATGCCGAGTTCGCGCGCTGTTTTAGACTGATTGCCGTCGTTGTGGCGCAGCGCGTCCATCAGTTGCTCCCGTTCCACAGAGAATTCGTCGATGCGCACATCGGTCTTGCCTGTGGCACTCAGCACTTTCAGCAAATCATCAATGCTGTCTCCCGGAGCAAGAGCCATCATGCGATTGATCTCGAATTTCAGCTCACGGATATTCCCCGGCCAGTCGCGATTCTTGAGGCGTTCAAGCAAAAGTTCGAAGTTGCGATTGTCAGTCGATGCACTGTCGAAGCCGGTTCCCTGAAGGAAGAACTCGATAAGCAGCCTGATATCGTCGTGGCGGTCACGGAGCGGGGGAAGGTGGATTGGCATCTCCTGCAAGCGAAAATAGAGATCACTGCGGAAATGACCCAATTCCATCATCTGCTTCAGGTCAAGGTTGGTCGCTGCGATAAACCGCACATCGACCTTGATGTCGGAAGTCGTTCCGAGCCTCCGAACACTCTTAGTATCGAGTGCTCTCAGTAGCTTCGTTTGCGCATCAGGTGGCGCATCGCCGATCTCATCGAAATAGAAAGTGCCTCCCTCAGCCGATTCGATCAGCCCGACTTTGTCATACGCCGCGCCCGTGTATGTCCCTTTGCGGTAACCGAAAAGCTCCGATTCCAGCAGTTCGGAGGGAAGTGCGGCAGTGTTCACAATCCGGAACGGTTTGTCGGCGCGATTCGACGATCTGTGGATGTACTCAGCCAGAAGATCTTTACCGGTGCCGGTTTCGCCGGTGATTAGCACCGTGTGCGTAGTGTCCTTGATTCTCTCGACTGTCGCGAGTATCTCTTTCATCCGCCGATTGGCGGTGATAATAGTCGGCGCAACCTGCCCGCTTCTTGCCAATGCCACAGACACTTCCGCGCTTCTGCGCTGATCGGCAATCGCGCTCTCAACCTGATCGACACGTTTTGGGACTTCCATTTCGATGAAGAGCATCCGCGACATCTCGAGGTGACGGAGTCGTTCATCGAAGCTGTATGACTCCGACTTGCCGGCTGCGAGATATGACAGCGCAAGTTCATAACGAGCGCCTATCTCGCGCAGAAGGTCGATCGACTTCTTGAAGTAGTCGCGAGCGGTGTCAGTTTCTTTCTTGTGAGTATATATCTGACCGTAAGCACGCCAGAGCGCGCCGAGTTCGATTCGTTCGTTGATTTTCGTGATAGCCGCCCCGGCTTTAGCTGCTGTCTTCTCGGCAATATCGAACTTCTCTTCAGCAATGTCGACATCCGTCAGCATTCGCAATGTCTGTGCAACCGCCGATGCAGTCGGTTCCGGCATATCGAGGACTTGCTGATAGTACTCGCGCGCCTTGGCGTAGTTGCCTTCGGAGCACTCGATAGCGCCCAAGAGCTCATTGCATACAGCTTCGTCGCAAGCGCTTTTCAATTCGACGAAGATGCGTTTGGCACGATGCACCGTTGCCCGTGCGTCGGAATGCTCTACTCTAAGAATTGCGCTCATGCCTCGCAACTGAAGGACGTGTCCCGTAGCAGAGATGGTAGAACCTGCGTCACTCACCGAATTCAGAATCTCACTCGCCTCCCTTATCTTTCCCATTAAGAGCAGGACCCTTGCCAAGTTTCGTCGGTTACTGTCAACTCTTTTTTGAGAGTGATATTCGATGGCGAGAGAAACCGTTTTCTTAAGCACATCGCAAGATTGGTTCAAATTACCCATAATGTAGTGCAGACGCGCAAGGTTGTTCAGCGGAAAGAGAAGTGATTCGTTGTCCAGCGCCTTCCTGTAGAAAACGTACGACTCAAGGAACGCTTCTTCAGCATCTTTGAATCGTCCCAAATCTACCAGAATGAGGCCGAGAACGAGTTTCATGTCTGCATATAGCGTGTCTCTGGTTGCTTCTCGCATCAAGCGCATTGCAACCCTTATTTTCAGAAGTGCAGCCTTCTGTCGGCCCATTCTATAAAGAGTTTTCGCGAACAGGTAATAATACTCTGCAATGTCAGTCCGGGACTCCGAGGCTATCACACTTCGGACTTTTCCGAGTCGGAACTGAGCCTCAGCGAATTGCTCATTCTGAATTAGCTCGTCGACTCTTGACCTGATGTGGTCTATAACAGACAATGCTTCTCTCATCACAGAAGATCCGTTGTGCTCATTTCAGATCTGTCTCCCAACCGTTATCATCCCCCTCCGGCCGTCTATCACTTAATCTCTTACCGGGGGGAGTATCGGAAAGGCTTGGCCCCTCTATTTGGATCACAATTATGCCGGTCAGCGGCGAAGCGATTATCAGATACCTCTCAACTACAGGTCTCAGTGACCTTTGCGCTAACTTTGGTGGGAATGTTTCGTTTTCGCGGGCAGGAGTGATTTCATCGGCGGCAGAGCTTCTGCTCGATGTGGCCGATGTCGCGCTGTCTGTAGCATGCGAGATCGGGGGAACAACCAATCCCAGCATGAACAACGCGAGGGTGAGGGACAGGATCACCCGTTTCATTGTCACATCTCCCGTTAGAGTACTATATATTCTTCAAATGCTCTCTGCTCAGTTCTCAGGATCGCCCTTCCGTATGTCGGAGCAAACAGAAATGCCGACTTACAATACACCAGTATTCTATCGCTCTAAGTATAAGAGAACCCACTGTCAGAACCTGTCAGTGGAAAACCCAGTTTTTCGACTTATCTTGTGTTTTTTCCTATCCGGAAATCTTGGTACTGGATCGGTTTGGATTCCGACCCAGCAGGAGACTTCGCATCAATTTCCTTAGAGTCTATGTCCCGTCTTGAATTGCGTATTTGGACTTACGACCCACTGACAGTTCGCCACTACCTAAGCGGATTTTCATGGGCACATTCTGAATCTTCATGCCTTTCTTGCACGAGCCGTCGTCATTGAAGTCAGTAAACTGCTCCCCATTAATGACAGTTGAATATTGAGCTAGTATTATAGCGGTTGGACATTCAAAGGAGTTCAGCCATGAAGCGAAGACAATTGGATTCAAAGGCGAACGCTAATATCATCGCCTTAGCACTTGTCTAAAGGGACAGTATGTGATATTGTAGCAGTCAGAGGTCCGGTGTGATGCAGAGGCCTTATGCGATCTGGAATGGCTAGTCAGCAATGGAACGAGGTCACCTCGGGATTTCAATCTGTTTGGCTTCCGTCATTGCAGCGCAGAATCGGAGTCAGGACATCACCACTAGCTTAGTAGAAATAGGAGGGCTGCCAGTTGAGTAGCAGCGAAGCAATTGCACACACATCTACTGACGCTCGCGTACACAGTCTAATTGATCATCTCAAAGGTACTGCCGGGCGCTGTGCGGCTTTTGCATCATCGTTTGGATGCAGCGAATGGGGGCACTTGGCCGGCCTTTGGCACGACATCGGGAAGTATTCGATCGAGTTTCAGCGCAAGATACGAGCTGTGGGTGGCGAGGATGCACACATTGAAGCAATGGCAAAGGTTGATCATTCCACGGCAGGAGCTCAACACGCGACCAAGTGTCTTGGCGGATCGTCCGGCAAGGTTCTCGCGTACATAATCGCAGGACATCATGCAGGCGTTCCAGACGGATTCTCGACTGAATCCTGCCTTCGCAGTCGACTCGACAAGCAAATTCCGTCCTACGATAAGTGTCCACAGGAAGTCCTCGAACCCAAGCGATTAGTATTGCCATTCACACTCACTGCTGACTCCGCAGGAATTCAGATCAGCATGCTAATAAGGACGCTCTACTCCTGCCTTGTCGACGCCGACTTCCTCGACACCGAAGCGTTCATGTCCCCGCAGAAGGGCCAGAAGAGGCTCGGCTACAAGACGCTAAGTGAACATGAGCATGTATTCTTTGAAGAACTTGAGAAACTGCAAAGGGCGGCATCTCCGTCGGAAGTAAATCGGCAAAGGGATATCATTCTTGACCAGTGCCTCAACGCGAGTGAGCAAGAGATGGGGTTGTTCTCTCTTACGGTGCCGACGGGCGGCGGCAAGACACTCTCATCCATGGCGTTTGCTCTGAGGCATGCCAAGAAACACGGACTGCGAAGGGTGATCTATGTCATCCCATACACCAGCATCATTGAACAGAATGCGGATGTCTTCCGAAGGAAGTTGGGCAAGGACGCTGTTCTCGAGCACCACAGCAACTTCGAACCGGAAGAGGAAGATCACCGTTCAAGGCTGGCTGCCGAGAATTGGGATGCGCCTATTATCGTTACTACGAATGTGCAGTTTTTTGAGAGCCTATTCGCGAATAGATCCAGCCGATGTCGCAAGCTTCATAACATCGCGCAGAGCGTGGTCATTCTCGATGAGGTCCAAACGCTGCCAGCGCCTCTCCTGCTTCCATGCTTAGAAGCCCTGAAGGAGCTTTCGGCTCACTATCGAACGAGCATCGTCCTCTGCAGCGCTACCCAGCCAGCCGTCCAAAAGAGATCCGATTTCTTGAGAGGACTGGAAGATGTTAGAGAAATAGTCGCCAATCCGCAGAAGCTGGCGACAGTCATGAAAAGGACCAGCCTCAATATTCTTCCAAAGACTCCGGACTCTGAACTCGCCCGACTCCTGGCAGAGCATAAGCAGGTTCTCTGCATTGTGAATACCAGGAAACACGCCAAAGATCTCTACCATCTCATGCAGGGCGAAAACGGAGTCCGCCATCTCAGCGCTCTGATGTGTCCTGCTCACAGAAGCCAAAAGCTCCAAAGCATTCGCCACGAGCTTGACAAAGGAGAACCCTGTCGCGTGATAAGCACGCAGCTCATTGAGGCTGGTGTTGATATCGATTTCCCGGTGGTCTTCCGATCGTTGGCAGGAATAGACTCCATCGCTCAAGCTTCTGGAAGATGCAACAGGGAAGGCAAAAGGGAAACGGGACAGGTTTTTGTTTTCACTCCGGAAGCCGGCGTGCCAGCCGGACACTTCAGACAGACTACACAGGCAACCGAATCAGTCATGCGTAGGCATCCTTCCGACGTGTTGTCGCTTGCTGCAGTCGAAGATTACTTTCGGTTCTACTACTGGTCAAAGGGCGACGCTCTGCTGGATGAAGAAGGCATTCTCGCCATGCTTAAGGTCGGTTGCAGCAAAGGAGATTTCCCGTTCAAGACTATTGCCAAGAAGTTCCGGTTCATCAAAGAGTACATGAAGCCGATTGTCATCCCGTACGATGGCGAGGCGAAGAAACTCATTCATTCAATTGACTTCAAGGATTACCCAGCGGGATTATCTCGCAAACTTCAGAAATACACGGTGTCTCTGAATCCGTGGCAATGGGATCATCTACTGTCAATCGGTAGCATTGAGATGAAGGCAGGCATGTTCCCTGTTCTACTTGACGAAGGACTATACAACGACAATACAGGTCTCTCCGTGGACGAACCCCTGGAGAGAGAACCAGAATCTCTGTACATCTAAAAAGAGGAGGTTAAATGGCATTCGGAGTGAAACTCAAGGTCTGGGGAGATTACGCCTGTTTCACCAGACCTGAAATGAAGGTCGAGAGGGTCAGCTATGACGTAATGACCCCATCGGCCGCAAGGGCGGTGCTGGAGGCCGTCTATTGGAAGCCTTCAATAAGGTGGGTAGTTGACCGCATCCACGTGCTGAACCCCATCCGATTCATGAACATCAGGCGAAACGAAGTGGCAAGCAAGATACCACTCAAAAACGTTACAGCTGCCATGAAGGATCCGCATGCATCGCTTGCTCTTTTCATAGAGGATGACCGGCAGCAGCGGGTGGCGATGGTACTGCGCGATGTCTGTTACGGGATAGAAGCGCATTTCGATTATACAGGCGACGAAGACAAGAGCGATGGCAAGCATCTCGATATGTTCAATCGCAGAGCGAGAGAAGGGCAGTGCTTCACCCAGCCATACCTCGGCTGCCGTGAGTTCTCGGCTAACTTTGAACCCGTGGACGAATTCCCGCCCTCACCGCTGACAGGGAAGCAGGATCTCGGGTGGATGCTTCACGAAATCGATTTTGCCAATGACATGGAAGCCAGGTTCTTCCGGGCCGAGATGGTCGACGGCATTATAGACGTGCCACTCTTTGTCAGAGAAGTGGTGAAGACATGATACTACAAGCGTTGTATAGCTACTACACCCGCTTGGCAGAGCAAGAGCGTGTTCCCCCCATAGGATTCAGTGAAGAGAATGTGGGCTTCATCCTGGAGATAGCCGAAGATGGTCGCCTCATTCAGGAGTGGGATATTCGGCACAGAGTGGGAGCCAATCTGCGGCCAGTGTTGAGAGAGATTCCGTACACCAATGCAGTCGAAGTGCGCTCAAGCAACTTCGAAGCCAATTTCCTTGTGGACAAAGCGGCATTTCTCCTGGGCAATGATGCAAAAACCAAACCCCAAAGACTGGAGAAATCGCACGCGAAATTCAAAGATCTTCTCACTGCTGTCCGCAGTCTCACAGATGACGCGGGACTGGCAGCCGTGTGCCGGTTCTATGAAACATGGAATCCTTCCAGCGCCAGCAGGATTCTCAACTACTGGACTGACATTGCTGGTGACAACAGTGGTTTTGTTGCTTTCAAGCTCGAAGGTGAGACTCAATGCGTTCATGAGCGGGAGGCTGTTCGGAAAGCGTGGACTAAGTATATTTCAGAAAAGGGTGATTCGATTATCGGGCAGTGCCTGATCACTGGAACAACCGGCCCCATTCAACGAACCCATGCCCAATTCAAGGGGCTCAGAGGGGGACAGTCTTCAGGCAAGTCCGTTGTCTCGTTCAACATTCCGGCGGCAGAGTCCTACGGCAAGACGCAGGCCTACAATTCACCGGTGTCCGTGACGGCTGAGTTTTGCGCTTCAACCGCTCTGAAGTATCTTATCCGATCCGAGGGACACAAGGTGTATTTCAACAATACCGCCGTTCTTTTTTGGACAGAAAGAGACTCGCCTGTTGAGAGATTCTTTGGTCTCATTGTCGACCCTCGTGACTCGTCCGGAGACGACAATGAACTTGCTGTCTTTCTCGAAACTGTTCGCGAAGGCAAGTTTCCGCCAAGTTACGATCCGGAGATGAAGTTCTACATACTCGGACTTTCACCCAACGCTGCCCGTCTTAGCGTCCGCTTCTGGCATGTCAGTACAGTGAAGGATATCAGCGAGAGACTGGGACAGCATTTTCGAGACTTGTCGATGATCAGGCCATTTGACAGCGATCCTGAGTATCCGGGGATGTGGAAGCTGCTCAGGGAGACATCCAACCAGAAGTCGAAAGACGGGCCGTCTCCGCTTCTCGGCGGAGCTGTCATGCAGTCAATACTGAGCGGAACACTCTACCCGCAGCAGTTGCTTTCCGTGACCATCGGGAGGATACGTGCGGAACAGAACATCAATTACATGCGAGCGGCGATCATCAAGGCCGTACTCGTTAGAAAAAAGCGCATACTTGATCAGGGAATGGAGGTACCAATGGCGCTCGACAAGGAGAACAGGAACGTAGCCTATCTACTCGGCAGGCTCTTTGCCGTGTTGGAGAAGGCACAAAAGGACGCAATTCCCCGCGTGAAAACGACTATCAAAGACAGGTTCTATGGCTCGGCATCGGCGTCGCCACGAATCGTCTTTGCCCAACTCATAAAGGGTGCCCAGTACCACATTCAGAATGCGAAATACGGGAAGCTGTGGGATAAGCAGATAGAAGAGATCGTCGGCAACATA
The genomic region above belongs to Candidatus Zixiibacteriota bacterium and contains:
- a CDS encoding sigma 54-interacting transcriptional regulator, whose translation is MREALSVIDHIRSRVDELIQNEQFAEAQFRLGKVRSVIASESRTDIAEYYYLFAKTLYRMGRQKAALLKIRVAMRLMREATRDTLYADMKLVLGLILVDLGRFKDAEEAFLESYVFYRKALDNESLLFPLNNLARLHYIMGNLNQSCDVLKKTVSLAIEYHSQKRVDSNRRNLARVLLLMGKIREASEILNSVSDAGSTISATGHVLQLRGMSAILRVEHSDARATVHRAKRIFVELKSACDEAVCNELLGAIECSEGNYAKAREYYQQVLDMPEPTASAVAQTLRMLTDVDIAEEKFDIAEKTAAKAGAAITKINERIELGALWRAYGQIYTHKKETDTARDYFKKSIDLLREIGARYELALSYLAAGKSESYSFDERLRHLEMSRMLFIEMEVPKRVDQVESAIADQRRSAEVSVALARSGQVAPTIITANRRMKEILATVERIKDTTHTVLITGETGTGKDLLAEYIHRSSNRADKPFRIVNTAALPSELLESELFGYRKGTYTGAAYDKVGLIESAEGGTFYFDEIGDAPPDAQTKLLRALDTKSVRRLGTTSDIKVDVRFIAATNLDLKQMMELGHFRSDLYFRLQEMPIHLPPLRDRHDDIRLLIEFFLQGTGFDSASTDNRNFELLLERLKNRDWPGNIRELKFEINRMMALAPGDSIDDLLKVLSATGKTDVRIDEFSVEREQLMDALRHNDGNQSKTARELGIPESTLRYQMKKLDI
- the cas5c gene encoding type I-C CRISPR-associated protein Cas5c: MAFGVKLKVWGDYACFTRPEMKVERVSYDVMTPSAARAVLEAVYWKPSIRWVVDRIHVLNPIRFMNIRRNEVASKIPLKNVTAAMKDPHASLALFIEDDRQQRVAMVLRDVCYGIEAHFDYTGDEDKSDGKHLDMFNRRAREGQCFTQPYLGCREFSANFEPVDEFPPSPLTGKQDLGWMLHEIDFANDMEARFFRAEMVDGIIDVPLFVREVVKT
- the cas3 gene encoding CRISPR-associated helicase Cas3'; protein product: MSSSEAIAHTSTDARVHSLIDHLKGTAGRCAAFASSFGCSEWGHLAGLWHDIGKYSIEFQRKIRAVGGEDAHIEAMAKVDHSTAGAQHATKCLGGSSGKVLAYIIAGHHAGVPDGFSTESCLRSRLDKQIPSYDKCPQEVLEPKRLVLPFTLTADSAGIQISMLIRTLYSCLVDADFLDTEAFMSPQKGQKRLGYKTLSEHEHVFFEELEKLQRAASPSEVNRQRDIILDQCLNASEQEMGLFSLTVPTGGGKTLSSMAFALRHAKKHGLRRVIYVIPYTSIIEQNADVFRRKLGKDAVLEHHSNFEPEEEDHRSRLAAENWDAPIIVTTNVQFFESLFANRSSRCRKLHNIAQSVVILDEVQTLPAPLLLPCLEALKELSAHYRTSIVLCSATQPAVQKRSDFLRGLEDVREIVANPQKLATVMKRTSLNILPKTPDSELARLLAEHKQVLCIVNTRKHAKDLYHLMQGENGVRHLSALMCPAHRSQKLQSIRHELDKGEPCRVISTQLIEAGVDIDFPVVFRSLAGIDSIAQASGRCNREGKRETGQVFVFTPEAGVPAGHFRQTTQATESVMRRHPSDVLSLAAVEDYFRFYYWSKGDALLDEEGILAMLKVGCSKGDFPFKTIAKKFRFIKEYMKPIVIPYDGEAKKLIHSIDFKDYPAGLSRKLQKYTVSLNPWQWDHLLSIGSIEMKAGMFPVLLDEGLYNDNTGLSVDEPLEREPESLYI
- the cas8c gene encoding type I-C CRISPR-associated protein Cas8c/Csd1 — translated: MILQALYSYYTRLAEQERVPPIGFSEENVGFILEIAEDGRLIQEWDIRHRVGANLRPVLREIPYTNAVEVRSSNFEANFLVDKAAFLLGNDAKTKPQRLEKSHAKFKDLLTAVRSLTDDAGLAAVCRFYETWNPSSASRILNYWTDIAGDNSGFVAFKLEGETQCVHEREAVRKAWTKYISEKGDSIIGQCLITGTTGPIQRTHAQFKGLRGGQSSGKSVVSFNIPAAESYGKTQAYNSPVSVTAEFCASTALKYLIRSEGHKVYFNNTAVLFWTERDSPVERFFGLIVDPRDSSGDDNELAVFLETVREGKFPPSYDPEMKFYILGLSPNAARLSVRFWHVSTVKDISERLGQHFRDLSMIRPFDSDPEYPGMWKLLRETSNQKSKDGPSPLLGGAVMQSILSGTLYPQQLLSVTIGRIRAEQNINYMRAAIIKAVLVRKKRILDQGMEVPMALDKENRNVAYLLGRLFAVLEKAQKDAIPRVKTTIKDRFYGSASASPRIVFAQLIKGAQYHIQNAKYGKLWDKQIEEIVGNIQEIPAHLGLDEQGAFAIGYYHQRQDPFRKSNDQSPDQDKEL
- a CDS encoding fibronectin type III domain-containing protein yields the protein MSSHKYLRTNPLISLPIILLIFVIALLLSCEGDRMIDPVQDREPPATTTDLAIDSLSSGSIRLNWTAPGDDSITGQAAQYDIRYSTSELDSSNWSSATSCTNPHTPAIAGTVESFAVTGLEPMTKYYFALRTSDESHNWSEVSNTISAKTPDTLIITWERTYGGPYQELLEEVVVAPDGGYVMAGQTSSYGSGYSDVYLVKVDEYGEIVWQTVYGGGKADDAWDVAITPDGGYITVGETGFNADFLLDALIVKFDAEGQVVWGRSYKGFEGYHDNSTYSICVAPSGGYLAAGATADFWSGDAPPGYFWLLRIDEAGDVMWQKFHDVDVGPFSTIAAPDGGFVIVGSGPYVQLLKVDDLGEIVWENILGAELNAFDSRCVIAAPGGGYVVGGYTRSVADVYVTKVDESGSTIWEMTYGGMESDLAYSVVATPDGGYILAGATKPPEAEYSDVYLIKVDGTGNLIWEKTYGSDNIDGAMSIAATPDGGYIIGARTLNPASSGDYYLLKVDAYGDL